In a single window of the Allobranchiibius huperziae genome:
- the cysK gene encoding cysteine synthase A, which produces MPILDDVTQAIGNTPLVRINRIIDTADSGTVVAAKLEFQNPGASVKDRIGAAIIKAAEDSGELKPGGTIVEATSGNTGIALAMVGAAKGYDVVLAMPESMSKERRALLRGFGAELILTPAAEGMKGAVARAEQIAQERGGVLARQFANKANPEIHRRTTAEEIWRDTDGKVDIVVAGIGTGGTITGVGQVLKERKPSVQMIAVEPEESPILNGGQPGPHKIQGLGANFVPEILDREIYDEVIDINAQTSVEWARKAAREEGLLVGLSSGTALAAAAQVAARPENAGKTIVVIIPSFGERYLSTILFEGLVD; this is translated from the coding sequence ATGCCCATTCTCGACGACGTCACCCAGGCGATCGGCAACACGCCGCTGGTCCGGATCAACCGGATCATCGACACGGCCGACAGCGGCACCGTCGTCGCGGCGAAGCTGGAGTTCCAGAACCCCGGTGCCTCCGTGAAGGACCGCATCGGCGCGGCCATCATCAAGGCGGCCGAGGACAGCGGCGAGCTGAAGCCGGGCGGGACGATCGTCGAGGCCACCTCCGGCAACACCGGTATCGCGCTCGCCATGGTCGGCGCCGCCAAGGGGTACGACGTGGTGCTGGCCATGCCGGAGAGCATGAGCAAGGAGCGCCGCGCGCTGCTGCGCGGCTTCGGCGCGGAGCTGATTCTCACCCCCGCGGCTGAGGGCATGAAGGGCGCCGTCGCCCGCGCCGAGCAGATCGCCCAGGAGCGCGGCGGGGTCCTGGCCCGCCAGTTCGCCAACAAGGCCAACCCCGAGATCCACCGTCGTACGACCGCCGAGGAGATCTGGCGCGACACCGACGGCAAGGTCGACATCGTCGTCGCCGGCATCGGCACCGGTGGCACCATTACCGGCGTCGGTCAGGTGCTGAAGGAGCGCAAGCCGAGCGTGCAGATGATCGCTGTGGAGCCCGAGGAGTCCCCGATCCTGAACGGCGGCCAGCCCGGCCCCCACAAGATCCAGGGCCTCGGTGCCAACTTCGTGCCGGAGATCCTCGACCGCGAGATCTACGACGAGGTCATCGACATCAACGCGCAGACCTCCGTGGAGTGGGCTCGCAAGGCCGCCCGCGAGGAGGGCCTGCTCGTCGGACTGTCCTCCGGCACCGCGCTCGCCGCCGCCGCTCAGGTGGCCGCCCGCCCGGAGAACGCCGGCAAGACCATCGTGGTCATCATCCCCAGCTTCGGTGAGCGCTACCTGTCCACCATCCTCTTCGAGGGTCTGGTCGACTGA
- the epsC gene encoding serine O-acetyltransferase EpsC, whose translation MSRGLRGTYAAFLQDVDAAIARDPAATSRVEMVLTSPGLQAVWMHRAAHRMWSRGGRWRLPARLVSQAARAATGVEIHPGATIGKRLFIDHGMGVVIGETAEVGDDVLLYHGVTLGGRSLNRVKRHPTVGDRVTIGAGARVLGPIRVGPEAQIGANAVVVKDVPPRAVATGIPAKVRFVHAGDDPYDVWADPAIHI comes from the coding sequence CTGTCCCGCGGGCTGCGCGGCACGTACGCCGCGTTCCTGCAGGACGTGGACGCGGCGATCGCCCGGGACCCGGCCGCCACCTCCCGGGTGGAGATGGTGCTGACCTCGCCCGGCCTGCAGGCGGTCTGGATGCACCGCGCGGCCCACCGGATGTGGTCCCGCGGCGGTCGCTGGCGGCTGCCGGCCCGGTTGGTCTCGCAGGCTGCCCGGGCGGCGACCGGGGTGGAGATCCACCCGGGCGCGACGATCGGCAAGCGTCTCTTCATCGACCACGGGATGGGTGTGGTCATCGGGGAGACCGCCGAGGTGGGCGACGACGTGCTGCTCTACCACGGCGTGACGCTGGGCGGTCGTTCGCTGAATCGTGTCAAGCGCCACCCGACCGTCGGAGACCGCGTCACCATCGGTGCGGGCGCCCGGGTGCTCGGCCCGATCCGGGTCGGTCCGGAGGCGCAGATCGGCGCGAACGCCGTGGTGGTCAAGGACGTTCCGCCGCGGGCGGTCGCGACCGGCATACCGGCCAAGGTGCGGTTCGTGCACGCGGGCGACGACCCCTACGACGTGTGGGCGGATCCGGCGATCCACATCTGA
- a CDS encoding SigE family RNA polymerase sigma factor produces the protein MPDRAEFTAFVVAHRGGLMRAAVLLTVGDESAAEDLVQTTLTKLYVRWSAVEAMETPLGYARRTLTNAFIDQTRQGWMRRERTTDAELPLPPAPAPDLATRAAVLCALAQLPPRQRAVIVLRHWLDQDVETTARMLGCSAGTVKSQTSKALKTLKVSLSAVSDDLWARSER, from the coding sequence ATGCCGGACAGGGCTGAGTTCACGGCGTTCGTCGTAGCGCACCGTGGCGGCCTGATGCGGGCTGCGGTGCTACTGACTGTCGGTGACGAAAGTGCTGCAGAGGACCTGGTGCAGACGACGCTGACGAAGCTGTACGTGCGGTGGTCCGCCGTAGAAGCGATGGAGACCCCGCTCGGGTATGCCCGGCGCACGCTGACCAACGCCTTCATCGACCAGACGCGCCAGGGTTGGATGAGACGGGAGCGCACTACGGATGCCGAGCTCCCGCTGCCGCCCGCACCCGCACCCGACCTGGCGACCAGAGCGGCCGTGCTGTGCGCGCTCGCGCAGCTGCCACCACGCCAGCGGGCGGTGATCGTGCTGCGGCATTGGCTTGATCAAGACGTGGAGACGACGGCACGGATGCTCGGTTGCAGCGCCGGCACCGTGAAGTCACAGACATCCAAAGCGTTGAAGACACTGAAGGTTTCACTCTCCGCCGTATCGGACGACCTATGGGCAAGGAGCGAACGATGA
- a CDS encoding universal stress protein — MTQDGAPPKVVIVVGVDGSESATHAGAYAVGMARRMNATLVAVYVHTLGVYAAAAPAAIPLLRETQAGVVADMRRQIAESGVVDDLDFEMVERHGNPYKEIVAVATERRADAVVVGASSQAGHRLVGSLAVHLVRDAKWPVTVVP, encoded by the coding sequence ATGACGCAGGACGGCGCTCCACCCAAGGTCGTGATCGTGGTCGGTGTCGACGGGTCGGAGTCGGCGACCCATGCGGGCGCGTACGCCGTCGGCATGGCCCGCCGGATGAACGCCACCCTCGTCGCCGTCTACGTGCACACCCTCGGCGTGTACGCCGCTGCCGCACCCGCCGCCATCCCGCTGCTGCGGGAGACCCAGGCCGGAGTGGTTGCCGACATGCGCCGCCAGATCGCCGAGTCCGGGGTCGTCGACGACCTCGACTTCGAGATGGTCGAGCGGCACGGCAATCCCTACAAGGAGATCGTGGCGGTCGCCACCGAGCGCCGCGCCGACGCAGTGGTGGTCGGTGCCTCCAGCCAGGCCGGCCACCGTCTCGTGGGCTCGCTCGCGGTCCATCTGGTGCGCGACGCGAAGTGGCCGGTCACGGTCGTCCCCTAG
- a CDS encoding aldo/keto reductase produces MKYRTLGRTGIKVTPYALGAMMLGSLGNPDRQDGIRIIHRALDAGINFVDTADRYGDSEEVVGEALKGRRDEVVLATKFWGPVDDDLNHRGASRRWIMQAVERSLRRLQTDHIDLYQLHRPDPDTDIDETLSALTDLVRQGKVRAIGTSSMRGSEIVEAQWMSERRGFERFRTEQPNYSILDREIEREILPVAERYGMGTLVYSPLAGGTLTGRYRANQDNDNFRSARTGMRHFRDERRLAAVEQLIALSDDLGVKLTHLAMAFAIAHPGVTSAIAGPRTMEQLEDTLAGVDLELSDDVLDRIDAIVPPGESIGAMDMVYRGPAVGDQTMRRRPAAERSAA; encoded by the coding sequence ATGAAGTACCGCACACTCGGCCGCACCGGCATCAAGGTCACTCCCTACGCCCTCGGCGCGATGATGCTCGGCTCGCTCGGAAACCCCGACCGCCAGGACGGGATCCGCATCATCCACCGAGCGCTGGACGCCGGCATCAATTTCGTCGACACCGCCGACCGCTACGGGGACTCCGAGGAAGTGGTCGGCGAGGCACTGAAGGGCCGACGCGACGAGGTCGTTCTCGCCACGAAGTTCTGGGGACCCGTCGACGATGACCTCAACCACCGGGGTGCTTCCCGTCGGTGGATCATGCAGGCCGTCGAGCGTTCGCTGCGCCGCCTGCAGACCGACCACATCGACCTCTATCAGCTGCACCGGCCCGACCCGGACACGGACATCGACGAGACCCTCTCAGCGCTCACCGACCTCGTGCGTCAGGGAAAGGTCCGCGCGATCGGCACGTCGTCGATGCGTGGGTCGGAGATCGTCGAGGCCCAATGGATGTCCGAGCGGCGGGGATTCGAACGGTTCCGCACCGAGCAGCCGAACTACTCGATCCTGGACCGCGAGATCGAGAGGGAGATCCTCCCCGTCGCCGAACGCTACGGAATGGGCACGCTCGTCTACAGCCCGCTCGCCGGCGGCACCCTCACGGGCCGCTACCGGGCGAACCAGGACAACGACAACTTCCGCTCGGCGCGTACCGGCATGCGCCACTTCCGGGACGAACGGCGCCTCGCCGCCGTCGAGCAGCTCATCGCGCTGTCCGACGACCTCGGCGTGAAGCTCACGCACCTCGCGATGGCGTTCGCCATCGCCCACCCGGGCGTGACGTCCGCCATCGCCGGGCCACGCACGATGGAGCAGCTCGAGGACACCCTCGCCGGTGTGGACCTGGAGCTCTCGGACGACGTGCTCGACCGTATCGACGCGATCGTCCCGCCCGGGGAGAGCATCGGTGCGATGGACATGGTCTACCGCGGTCCTGCGGTCGGCGACCAGACCATGCGCCGACGCCCCGCCGCAGAGCGCTCAGCCGCCTGA
- a CDS encoding HU family DNA-binding protein yields the protein MNRTDLASTIAQRTGVSVKDATSVITGLNDVILEAIGRGEKVQLPGLLTVERVERAARTGRNPQTGAEIQIPASHAAKVTAGSKLKAAAKG from the coding sequence ATGAACCGCACTGACCTTGCGAGCACCATTGCGCAGCGCACCGGCGTCAGCGTCAAGGACGCCACCTCGGTGATCACCGGCCTGAACGACGTCATCCTCGAGGCCATCGGCCGCGGCGAGAAGGTGCAGCTGCCCGGTCTGCTGACCGTCGAGCGCGTCGAGCGTGCGGCTCGCACCGGCCGTAACCCGCAGACCGGCGCCGAGATCCAGATCCCCGCGTCGCACGCGGCGAAGGTCACCGCCGGCAGCAAGCTGAAGGCCGCCGCGAAGGGCTGA
- a CDS encoding ATP-binding cassette domain-containing protein produces MTTQITHLPTAPTGPLAVEATGLVKQFGAARAVDGIDLRVRPGEIYGVLGPNGAGKTTMLKMLATLLPIDAGTARILGHDVQASPHIIRQLIGVTGQYASVDENLTAAENLRLFGRLQGLSLRDARARAARLLEQFGLSEAADRQIAQFSGGMRRRLDLAASLITSPPVIFLDEPTTGLDPRTRGQMWETIRGLVADGCTVLLTTQYLDEADQLADRIAVIDHGRMVAEGTPDQLKAKVGGSSLQLGVRDVGQVAEAARIAERLIGDTAVRTPDRAGFTIPLADADRAGGVLIALREAGIAVESLSVQKPTLDEVFLALTGEDTQHDSSRSTDQGVA; encoded by the coding sequence ATGACCACACAGATCACCCACCTTCCCACTGCGCCGACCGGCCCGCTCGCCGTCGAAGCGACCGGTCTGGTCAAACAGTTCGGCGCGGCCCGCGCGGTCGACGGCATCGACCTGCGGGTGCGGCCGGGCGAGATCTACGGCGTGCTCGGACCCAACGGTGCCGGCAAGACCACCATGCTGAAGATGCTCGCCACGCTGCTGCCCATCGACGCCGGTACGGCGCGCATCCTCGGGCACGACGTGCAGGCGTCGCCGCACATCATCCGGCAGCTGATCGGCGTCACCGGGCAGTACGCCTCGGTGGACGAGAACCTCACGGCTGCAGAGAATCTGCGGCTGTTCGGCCGGCTGCAGGGACTCTCGCTGCGGGACGCACGGGCGCGGGCCGCCCGACTGCTCGAGCAGTTCGGGTTGTCGGAGGCGGCCGACCGGCAGATCGCGCAGTTCTCCGGCGGCATGCGCCGTCGGCTCGACCTGGCGGCGAGCCTCATCACCAGCCCGCCGGTCATCTTCCTCGACGAACCGACCACCGGTCTGGATCCGCGCACCCGCGGCCAGATGTGGGAGACGATCCGTGGCCTGGTGGCCGACGGGTGCACCGTCCTGCTCACCACCCAGTACCTGGACGAGGCCGACCAGCTGGCCGACCGCATCGCCGTCATCGACCACGGTCGGATGGTCGCCGAAGGCACCCCGGACCAGCTCAAGGCGAAGGTCGGCGGATCCAGCCTGCAGCTCGGCGTCCGCGACGTCGGCCAGGTCGCCGAGGCGGCCCGGATCGCCGAGCGCCTCATCGGCGACACCGCCGTACGCACCCCTGACCGCGCCGGCTTCACGATCCCGCTCGCCGACGCCGACCGCGCCGGTGGGGTGCTGATCGCGCTGCGCGAGGCCGGCATCGCCGTCGAGTCGCTCTCGGTGCAGAAGCCGACCCTCGACGAGGTCTTCCTCGCGCTCACCGGCGAGGACACCCAGCACGACTCATCCCGTTCCACCGACCAGGGAGTTGCCTGA
- a CDS encoding TetR/AcrR family transcriptional regulator, producing the protein MPHTTDGDGGEPRRQRADARLNIDALVEAAKAVFAESGVDAPVRSIAERAGVGVGTLYRHFPLRSDLISAVFRREMDACVAAATDLEAAYPPGEALDRWVMRYTQFVATKRGLAGALHSGDPAYEPLAEYFSTRLAPTLERLLDAATESGEISQRVVAGEFLGAVANLCHDGGPTPSRSGGRAERMVRLLLAGLRSEDVG; encoded by the coding sequence GTGCCTCACACCACGGACGGGGACGGCGGGGAGCCGCGCCGCCAGCGCGCGGACGCCCGGTTGAACATCGACGCGCTGGTGGAGGCGGCCAAGGCGGTCTTCGCCGAGTCGGGTGTCGACGCGCCGGTGCGGTCCATCGCCGAGCGGGCCGGCGTGGGTGTGGGCACGCTCTATCGCCACTTCCCGCTGCGTTCCGACCTCATCTCGGCGGTCTTCCGACGCGAGATGGACGCCTGCGTCGCGGCGGCCACCGACCTCGAGGCCGCCTACCCTCCCGGTGAAGCGTTGGACCGTTGGGTCATGCGCTACACCCAGTTCGTCGCCACCAAACGTGGACTCGCGGGAGCTCTGCACTCGGGGGATCCCGCGTACGAGCCGCTCGCGGAGTACTTCTCGACCCGCCTGGCTCCGACTCTCGAGCGTCTGCTCGACGCAGCGACCGAGTCCGGGGAGATCAGCCAGCGTGTGGTCGCGGGGGAGTTCCTGGGCGCCGTGGCGAACCTGTGCCACGACGGCGGCCCGACCCCTAGCCGGAGTGGCGGACGCGCGGAGCGGATGGTGCGGCTGCTGCTCGCCGGACTTCGGTCGGAGGACGTCGGCTGA
- a CDS encoding GlsB/YeaQ/YmgE family stress response membrane protein, which translates to MLGLIITIVVVGLIAGAIARLIVPGKQDISILMTIVLGIVGSFIGGFLGYVIFHKDAGGGFLQPSGIIGSIIGAVIALLIWTRVGNRRSSVRA; encoded by the coding sequence ATGTTGGGTCTCATCATCACCATCGTCGTCGTCGGACTGATCGCGGGCGCGATCGCCCGCCTCATCGTCCCGGGCAAGCAGGACATCTCCATCCTCATGACCATCGTGCTCGGCATCGTCGGCTCGTTCATCGGCGGATTCCTCGGCTACGTGATCTTCCACAAGGACGCCGGAGGCGGCTTCCTGCAGCCGTCCGGCATCATCGGATCGATCATCGGCGCCGTCATCGCGCTCCTGATCTGGACTCGCGTCGGCAACCGCCGCAGCTCGGTTCGTGCCTGA
- a CDS encoding response regulator transcription factor has translation MPQAPITVALVDDYDVVLLGVAKIIDQYRDRVIIAEIDTNQPLRDTVDVVLYDAFAQPESDREEIGVLIRSPCARKVIVYTWNFHPELVESAQRQGVHGYLSKALPAREFIAAIEAVHAGEIVISDPPGRARPVTGLDWPGRGEGLTERESEILALITQGHSNAEVSSRTFLSPNTVKSYIRAIYRKIDVSSRTQAVLWGVDNGFSPDHRRIDHWRGGP, from the coding sequence GTGCCCCAAGCCCCCATCACCGTCGCCCTGGTGGACGACTACGACGTCGTCCTGCTCGGCGTCGCGAAGATCATCGACCAGTACCGCGACCGGGTGATCATCGCCGAGATCGACACCAACCAACCGCTGAGGGACACCGTCGACGTCGTGCTCTACGACGCGTTCGCCCAGCCGGAGTCCGACCGCGAGGAGATCGGGGTGCTCATCCGCAGCCCCTGCGCGCGCAAGGTGATCGTCTACACCTGGAACTTCCACCCCGAGCTGGTCGAGAGCGCGCAGCGGCAGGGTGTGCACGGCTACCTGTCCAAGGCACTTCCCGCCCGGGAGTTCATCGCGGCCATCGAGGCGGTGCACGCGGGCGAGATCGTCATCAGCGATCCGCCGGGCCGCGCCCGCCCGGTGACCGGGCTGGACTGGCCCGGCCGGGGCGAGGGTCTCACCGAGCGCGAGTCGGAGATCCTGGCCCTGATCACCCAGGGCCACAGCAACGCGGAGGTGTCCTCACGCACCTTCCTCAGCCCCAACACCGTCAAGTCCTACATCCGCGCGATCTACCGCAAGATCGACGTGTCCAGCCGCACCCAGGCCGTGTTGTGGGGCGTCGACAACGGCTTCTCACCCGACCATCGACGGATCGATCACTGGCGTGGGGGTCCGTGA